The Cynocephalus volans isolate mCynVol1 chromosome 5, mCynVol1.pri, whole genome shotgun sequence genomic sequence AATTCTTACGAGGCCTTCAGCATTCTACTGGGATTAAATAAACTCTTTGTCCTTGATAACTAACGATTCTTTGCACGTAGCAAGTGAAGGCTTAGGGTGCAAATAAGAGCCTTCTGTTTGAATCCAGGTGATCAGGTctggcttccttttttttttttttttttactaagctTTGTACTCTGATTGCAGACTTTATTCGTGGTGTGGTTGACTCTGAGGATCTGCCCTTGAACATCTCCCGAGAAATGCTCCAGCAGAGCAAAATCTTAAAAGTCATTCGCAAAAACATTGTTAAGAAGTGCCTTGAGCTCTTCTCTGAGCTAGCAGAAGACAAGGAGAACTACAAGAAATTCTACGAGGCATTCTCTAAGAATCTAAAGGTAAGGAGGCGCTATTCCTCTTGACTACTTTTAATAattgagtaaattttttttttctttaaaatgaccagtaaggggatcttaacccttgacttggtgttgtcagcaccacgctcttccaagtgagccatgagccggtCCTGAGTAAGTTTTTCCATTCACATAAAGTAAGTTCATTACCAGATAAgctggattgttttttcttttcccaccCCTAAAGCTTGGAATCCATGAGGACTCCACTAATCGGCGACGCCTTTCTGAGCTGCTGCGCTATCATACCTCCCAGTCTGGAGATGAGATGACTTCTCTGTCAGAGTATGTGTCTCGCATGAAGGAGACACAGAAGTCCATCTATTATATCACCGGTACGTTGGAACCTGGGTCTGAACAAAGCCTCCATGGCAGATGGCTGGGGAGGACATTCAGGACTACCTGGGAACTGGCCGTATGAAACATTTTGATCCATGAGTCACATTTAATAACCCTACAGGTGAGAGCAAAGAACAGGTGGCCAACTCTGCTTTTGTGGAGCGAGTGCGGAAGCGGGGCTTTGAGGTAGTGTATATGACTGAGCCTATTGACGAGTACTGCGTGCAGCAGCTCAAGGAGTTTGATGGGAAGAGCCTGGTGTCAGTTACTAAGGAGGGtttggagctgcctgaggatgaggaggagaagaagaagatgGAGGAGAGCAAggccaagtttgagaacctctgcaAGCTCATGAAAGAAATCTTGGATAAGAAGGTCGAGAAGGTAAGCAATTCTGGGACTAGGATATATTTTGTATCTTACACCTCTGGGACTGCTCTCAGAATCCCATGTTGCTAAATAATTAGTGATTTTAGGCAGTCTATTCTGTTTAGAGCCACCCTTAACATATTGCTCTCTTCCTTAACCAGGTTTAAGGCTGCTGTTTCTGTAAAGTTTGGTTAAGATTAGGTATTAAGTGACTTCTGAGAGTAGAAACTTAAGCTACTGTCTCATTCATCTTGAAGGGCTATTCTGATCTAATACAAACTTAAGTATTTTGTTAATGTGTCCGCAGGTGACAATCTCCAATAGACTTGTGTCTTCACCCTGCTGCATTGTGACTAGCACCTATGGCTGGACAGCCAACATGGAGCGGATCATGAAAGCTCAGGCCCTTCGGGACAACTCCACAATGGGCTACATGATGGCTAAAAAGCACCTGGAGATCAACCCTGATCACCCCATTGTGGAGACACTGCGGCAGAAGGCTGAGGCAGATAAAAATGACAAGGCTGTTAAAGACCTGGTGGTGCTGCTGTTTGAGActgctcttctctcttctggCTTCTCCCTTGAGGATCCCCAGACCCACTCCAACCGCATCTACCGCATGATCAAGCTAGGCCTAGGTAAGTGGCTTTGTTACCTGGTGTGGCAAGGGACTGTCGAACTAGTTTCAGATTTGACTTAGTGCTATTTGGTTCAGATCTCACATGGCTTTCTGTTTACTTCTAGGCATTGATGAAGATGAAGTATCAGCAGAAGAACCTAGTGCTGCGGTTCCTGATGAGATCCCACCCCTTGAGGGGGATGAGGATGCCTCTCGCATGGAAGAAGTAGATTAGGAGCTGCTTCTTGGAAACTTTGTGTCCTCTGTATAGTGTCTTCATAACTCCTGTAGCAGCCTTGAGTGGCCCTGTCCCACCTGGCTTCCTCTGctgatgtctttttttctctcctgtctttGTGTCTAAGGCAGGAAACAAGGGCCTGAGCCCCATCCCTTCCTAATTCAAGTATTTTGTgtattgtggtttttttgtttattttgttctggAATTAAAGTATGCAAAATAAAGAAGATGCAGTTTTATATAATTCTGCTCTCCCTTGTGAAGTGAATATAATGCTGTTTTTTCCTTGGCTTCTCTGCCCTGTTATCTTGAATACACGAAGTTAAGTAAGTTTTTATGGTAGGTACAAAGTACAAGTTACTCTTCTATAAAAACTCACTGGTGTGTGTAGCTGCTTATGATTCCTGCAACACTGATGCCTTCAGCCAACAAAAACATAGGACCAAGTCCACTGCagcaatttaatttaataaaataaaattataagagcAAAAAGTTACATTTCCGAAGTACCAAAACCTGCAACTGGCTCATGGAGCAGAGCCTAGGGGTCCGGGAGCATGAGGGTGGTGGTGCTGGGCAGGGTTCTCCAGCCCCCTCAGCGCAGCACCATCTTTAACTCAGCCTCCTGAGAAAGCAGCATTTGGAGCCTCTAACACTTGTGCTTTTCTCACCAGAGTAAGAAATGCAGGTATCCGAGGGGGTCTCCCTCTCAAGATGGGGGACAAGCAGTACATCAGGTGCTGGTGGTACAGCCAAGGGCTAGGGTCAGACTTCAGGGAACTTGGGGAGGAGTCTGGAAGGTGCTTGTCCTCTTGACTCATGACAGCCACCCCCTGTCCTAGCTTAAGCTAAGGACTCTTCTCTGGGGTAGAGAAAAGCCTGCCTATTGAAGGATGGGTGACTTAAGGCAAAGCGGGGGGGAAGGCTGCCTCCTGGgctcccacccccagctgcaGAGCTGGTTTATGATACTGAGAAAAACCCTGCATTTTGCCCTTGAGCCAGTGCCTCAGAAGTTACAGTAGGAGAGGACTGGTGTGGTGAGAGGGTCCTATTTCACTTCATCCTTCAGGCCCCCTTCTACCCCCTCAGACCTTCTGCACAGGGGACTCAATAGGGACAGCCTTCTTTCCCCGTTGCTTTAGGCGGCCTCGGGCATAGACTCTGAGTAGGAGGGCAGCAAAGACCAcagccacccccagccccccTACCACAGTGACAGTGTGGCCatagaggaggcaagagagaaggATGGCAAAGGCCTGGCGGAGGGTCATGATGATGGTGAAGACAGCAGCCCCAAACTGCCCGATGGTGTAGAAGATGAAGAGCTGGCCACATGCAGAGCAGATGGAGAGTAGCAGGGCGTGGGCAGCAAACTCGCTGTGTCGCCCCATGAAGCGGGTCCCCTCCAGGAGGGCCCCCTGCTCTAGCAGTGAACCTATTGTGAAAAGGCAGGAGAAGAAATTGACCCCAAACATCATCTGTACCGATGACATCTTATAGGCAAACAGGGCATCTTGCCAGTTTGAAGTGAAGCTGTCAAAAGCAATGTAGCCCGCCAATAAGATTAGACCCGAGAGTGTGGTGGCCGGGGAGCTGCGGGGCTCTGGTCCGCTGGACAGCAGAAACATGCTGACCCCAATGGAGATGAGGCCAGCTGTCAGGTATTCCCAGTGTTCATAGCTGCGGCGAGACACTAACTTTCCCATCAACATGACAGGGATCACCTTAGAGGCCTTGGCCAGCACCTGGGTGGGGAAGCTGACGAACTTGAGAGCTTCATATTGGCACCAGCTGCTAAGCACATTTGACAGGCTGGCGAAGGAGTACCGGTACATGGGTGCCCCATGCCGGGGCTGCTTGCAGAAGAGGCAGTAAAGGCCAGCCACAATCAGTGCCAGCACTCGGTTCATAAGCACCAGGAACTGTGAGTCTGTGAAGCGCTCCCCTGGTGATGTGGCTGTGGCCCCATAGTTACGGGTCATCACTCTTTCCTGCAGCACACCCCAAGTCAGATAAGACACCTGGGTTGGGGAGGGGTAGAGACAGGAGACAATAAGCGGGAGAAGGAAAAGGCAGACAAAAATAGATCTCAGCAAACTCCCTCTTACTCAGGATGATGTCTAAAAGATTAAATGGACAGCATACATCTTTTTGGTTTCTCTGTAGAcgtttccttttccctcccaaGTCTGGATTCACATTGAAGGGAATCAAGTGTGTGAGAAAAACTTACAATAACAAATACACTAGGACTACCCCTGTCTGTCTACACCGTATGTTAGAGCTGACTCCAAAGTATTTTCCTATGTTCAACCAACTCAGGAAGGCAAGAATTCTCAGGGTTGGATACCCGTAGTTCAACATGGTGTAAAAGGTAGACTCCAAAATGCAATGTGGTCAGCAACTCAGCAACCCTCTAACATGCAGCCCCGGGGGAAGGCTGAAAGGCTCCCCCCAACTTTTATCAGTGAATTTATAGTATGAGGCACATCAGCGTAGGAGGAAGTATAATGCAAGTCAGAGAAAAGGGGGTATGAGAAAGCCCCTCTTCCACACTAGATACCATGAAATAACAGTGTACAGTTAACTTTCAGTACCAGTGCtggaaaagggaagaggaggaggagaaaagacaagacaGCGTTTCCAACAGACACCAAAAAAGATGGTGGTGCAGTGTGCCCCTGGGAGAAGGGGGACACACAACACACCAGCCAGCAAGCCTTTGGGTCTGGTACAATAAAAACTGGTTTCACAGAGTCCCTGCCCACCGGGACCCAACCCAGGAAAAGAAACAGAGCCTGCCTGCCTACCTACCTGGAGCCCCGTGGCACAGAAGAGCAGCTTCAGGGCTTGCCAAGTGGGGGTGGTCTCTGCCGTCTCTGCCCGGGGAGCCAGGGGAACCTCATCAGAGGCCTTGGGCTCATTGCCAAACACACAAGCTTTCACCAGGGGGAAGCAGAGACCCCTGCCTGAAGAAGGCACACAAAGTCAAGCCCATCTCCACAGCATCTCCTCTTCCCCAGAGCAGCTAGCTTGCCCTGCTGTCCGGCCTACtggcctctcttcctccctttccaaGTCACATCCCGTTGGACTGCTGGCCAACGCCCACAATCCGGACCTAGCCCACTTTCCGGCCTTTGATCACACACCTGTCTCCAGATAGTTCTTCCGCCTGAAGTACTGCACCAGGAGGTAGCCAGGTACCATAAAGCTTGCGTAGCCAGCAGCATTCACCAAAAAGCGGAAGAACCATAGCTGGGTCCATGACTCCGGAGGGGATTCAGGAgtctccccacctgcccccaaGGAGAAGAGCGCAGCCAGCACCACCACTGCCCACCACCTGCGGGGACAGTGGTCATAAGAATTAGAGTGCAGTTCCTCATCTCCTCGGCTCTCCAGAGGGGACCACACTAGAGAAGGGCTCAGAGTCTCCAACCCGCCCCCCTCCGCTGCAGGCCAGTCCAGACAAAGAGCCTCTCTCTCTGGGGGGTAGGGAGGGGATGCAGCGCGGGGCAGGCAGGGCCTCTTCTCTCCCTCGGGGCGGATCCAGCCCTCCGGCCACACAGGTCCCCTCTGTTTCTTCTAGCGCTCGCCGGCTGCTCAGGCCAGAGGCGgcgctcccacccccaccccgccctcCACTTTCCCGGAGCGCCAGGGTCCCCAGCGCCTCCGCCCGACACTCCCCAGGTCCCCCGAGAAGTATCAGACCTCGCCACACCCCACCTCCCCTCCGGCTCCAGGTAGCGATATGTGGCCGACCATCTGGCAGCCGGGACCCCACCCGGCCCCCGAGCTGAGGCGAGGCAGTCACGTGGCCCGGGGGCCCGGTCACGTGGGCTCGCCGCAGCCCTAGCCCCCCACCTGGCGTCCATGGTCCGGGCCGCCTGGGGCGGAGGGGAACCGGGGAATGCGAGTCCCCAGGCTGCGCGCTCCCTCCACCGCCTCCGGGGGCAGCCGGCGAGCAAGCGGCTAGCGGAAGTGCCGCGCTCTTCCCGCCTCCGTCCCCGCGGCCACCCCTCTACTCCCTGCTCCCTGCCGCGACCACGCTGCGCCCCGGGCCGCCGCTCCGCCACAGCGCCCCCTCGCGGCCCGGAGGCAGAGGCGGCTCGGTTCTGGCGAGCTGGGCTGCTCCTGGGCTGGGGGAAAGTTCCGTGCGCTTCCTCTGCTTCGTCATCGCCCCTAGCCCTCACAACCACCCCAAAGGGAGTAGTGACCATCGCCATCTTGTGGATGGAGACATTGAGGCTCTGCGTCCCTAGCACTCCCTCTTACGTTAGTTTTCCCGTTTTCAGGCAGGGTCTGTCCTTCCGCTTTTGTCTGTCCTCCTACTCTCCGTGACCCTAGAGGCTTTGCATGACCTGGCCCGTCTTCCTCACCCACTCACCACCCCCTGTACAGCCCCAATGGCCTGCCCTTAGTTTCTCTAATTCACCAAAGGCCTTTCCCCAAATGCTCTGCCCCCCATCCCTTACTGATCCTTATGTCGGAGTTGAGATGGCACACCTCAGAGAGGCGTCCTAGACCACTCACATATGGCCTTCCACCCACTCCACTGTTCTCCTTTCCACTATTCTTTCCCTTCACAACACCCATCGTAACTTGTAATTACATATTTGGATGTTTATGATTTTAATGGCTGGCTGTCTCATTCACTAGTGTATGAGCTCCAAGTGGCCAGAGACCACATTGGCTTATTCCCCTTCTTCATGCTAGCAAAGGCTTGAGCAAGCAGGGCCCTCAAACgtgtggaatgggagaaaaggTGTAAAAAGTCAACAGCTCCCTTGTGCCAGCCTCCCTAGGCTATACTTCTCTGCAGGCTCCTCCAGATGGTAGCCTCCAGGTGGTGGTGAGGCCTTCGGGGCCCACGTCTTCTCATTCCCTCCAGCCACCCCCCAGCATTTCCACAGAAAGGACAAGGGTATGTGAATAGAGAGAAAGGCATGAGGACTGTTAGCCCCCTACCACACTCTGCAAGACCCTTCCTTGCTCAGGGgacaatttccttctttctgcctgTACCACAAGGTCACAGGGCAGGCCAGTCTAAAATCCCCAGTGTACACAGACATGCAAGTGCACACAATTCTAGAAGGGAAAAACTCTTTAGAAGTCTACCATTTTAGTGTCATGTTACTGAAACTTCCCTTCCCCAAAATCTCTGTTCAGggccttctttgtctttaaaCAACAGTGTTTTAGGGTCCTCAACAGCAGTAAGATAGGACCCCCTCCTGGCCCTGCTTGCTCCTATTTTAGTCTCTTCTCACTCAGGAGAGTCCATGTTTTCCCTCTAGTTGGCAGTTTGAGGCTGATCCAACATGTGTAGAAACAAGAGCCTCTGCCATCTTCAAGAGAGGCAAACAGGCTTCACCCAGGATACCTGGGGCTTTGGGGGTCTTCCAAGAGTCTCCGTCCACCTGGGATGCTCTTCCTTCCCGACTGGCTCTCTTTCACTTGCGATCTCTCCTCTCAGCTCAGGACTGTAGTGGCCCCAGGCTCTGACATCAGCAGTCCCTAGGACACCAGAAGGGCACCTCACCTGGGTCCAAATTGCAGCAGCTGTGGCCCCAGCTTCCAGGTGGCAAGAGGTAGAGCCCCCAGGGCCCCAGACCCTGCCCTGGCTTCAGTCAGTACACAGCAGTGGCTTCCCTG encodes the following:
- the SLC35B2 gene encoding adenosine 3'-phospho 5'-phosphosulfate transporter 1 isoform X1 produces the protein MDARWWAVVVLAALFSLGAGGETPESPPESWTQLWFFRFLVNAAGYASFMVPGYLLVQYFRRKNYLETGRGLCFPLVKACVFGNEPKASDEVPLAPRAETAETTPTWQALKLLFCATGLQVSYLTWGVLQERVMTRNYGATATSPGERFTDSQFLVLMNRVLALIVAGLYCLFCKQPRHGAPMYRYSFASLSNVLSSWCQYEALKFVSFPTQVLAKASKVIPVMLMGKLVSRRSYEHWEYLTAGLISIGVSMFLLSSGPEPRSSPATTLSGLILLAGYIAFDSFTSNWQDALFAYKMSSVQMMFGVNFFSCLFTIGSLLEQGALLEGTRFMGRHSEFAAHALLLSICSACGQLFIFYTIGQFGAAVFTIIMTLRQAFAILLSCLLYGHTVTVVGGLGVAVVFAALLLRVYARGRLKQRGKKAVPIESPVQKV
- the SLC35B2 gene encoding adenosine 3'-phospho 5'-phosphosulfate transporter 1 isoform X3, whose amino-acid sequence is MLLATQALWYLATSWCSTSGGRTIWRQVSYLTWGVLQERVMTRNYGATATSPGERFTDSQFLVLMNRVLALIVAGLYCLFCKQPRHGAPMYRYSFASLSNVLSSWCQYEALKFVSFPTQVLAKASKVIPVMLMGKLVSRRSYEHWEYLTAGLISIGVSMFLLSSGPEPRSSPATTLSGLILLAGYIAFDSFTSNWQDALFAYKMSSVQMMFGVNFFSCLFTIGSLLEQGALLEGTRFMGRHSEFAAHALLLSICSACGQLFIFYTIGQFGAAVFTIIMTLRQAFAILLSCLLYGHTVTVVGGLGVAVVFAALLLRVYARGRLKQRGKKAVPIESPVQKV
- the SLC35B2 gene encoding adenosine 3'-phospho 5'-phosphosulfate transporter 1 isoform X2; translated protein: MVPGYLLVQYFRRKNYLETGRGLCFPLVKACVFGNEPKASDEVPLAPRAETAETTPTWQALKLLFCATGLQVSYLTWGVLQERVMTRNYGATATSPGERFTDSQFLVLMNRVLALIVAGLYCLFCKQPRHGAPMYRYSFASLSNVLSSWCQYEALKFVSFPTQVLAKASKVIPVMLMGKLVSRRSYEHWEYLTAGLISIGVSMFLLSSGPEPRSSPATTLSGLILLAGYIAFDSFTSNWQDALFAYKMSSVQMMFGVNFFSCLFTIGSLLEQGALLEGTRFMGRHSEFAAHALLLSICSACGQLFIFYTIGQFGAAVFTIIMTLRQAFAILLSCLLYGHTVTVVGGLGVAVVFAALLLRVYARGRLKQRGKKAVPIESPVQKV